In Aristaeella hokkaidonensis, the following are encoded in one genomic region:
- a CDS encoding DUF2142 domain-containing protein, with the protein MKQISGKAAGFIRTWWKKVLICGFAAMLLAAGLEELQLLTQPKSYAYQEKSSENEVSLPLEDAYLLNCTLEDGKIAVEETGEICFELQKSGSFNRVTLFFDPAQTEGSIRVMYAPADWILSEEENSYELQYTAGMERVDFTFDEDSYGKIGLILKGSLRVKEIKTSRGQYERVAVNERLSLKRIAMLTVMLFATAMFLFGIHGWKRFKGCVQQAKAGISENPRKTLLNAALFIAVAALCYVGVRMYVTYWYEKFNWVLNVFCLLAATAAGCLVCFRKTLGNKPEIFFLILCILIGGQLAVFEPDTTTISWDDGFHYMSANKYSYLGQTRLTDQENVALTAWAERNYDLNSLDGWHKQQDELYRQGVATVAQGLPNPKNFWSLFSGIGLYAARVLGFPFHRMWETGRLFNLLAYAILGYFAIRRLKSGKMILATVLLIPECVFLASNYSYDPGVTGFLALGLSYCFAEWQEPEKKLTAFNACVMLGALFLGSYTKGVYFPVFLIPMFLPKEKFENRKWRRIFFCAAAVVMLYVMYDVASPFLGGNATGATDTRGGSDVDAGRQMQFIFANPLYYTGVLLRSLWTVIGPEYADGFLTYYAYLGKMPNQYLYLILLAVVAFTDKCDADRELGRRVRMRGFFQFLLFGIACLVGTSMYVVFTKVGAYGIEGFQYRYVLPVVYPAMMLLGSGWIRNDTNRTVYNGILFAVAGYVNFVAVLSGVMSLYS; encoded by the coding sequence ATGAAACAGATTTCCGGTAAAGCAGCAGGTTTTATCCGGACCTGGTGGAAAAAAGTGCTCATCTGCGGATTTGCGGCGATGCTGCTTGCCGCAGGACTGGAGGAACTTCAGCTCCTGACCCAGCCGAAGAGTTATGCGTACCAGGAAAAGTCCTCTGAGAATGAAGTCAGCCTGCCGCTTGAGGATGCATATCTGTTGAACTGTACGCTGGAGGACGGAAAAATCGCCGTGGAAGAGACGGGAGAGATCTGTTTTGAACTCCAGAAGTCCGGCAGCTTTAACCGGGTAACCCTGTTTTTCGATCCCGCACAGACCGAGGGAAGCATCCGGGTGATGTATGCTCCGGCGGACTGGATCCTTTCTGAAGAAGAAAACTCCTATGAGCTGCAATATACCGCAGGCATGGAGAGAGTGGATTTTACATTTGACGAGGATTCATACGGAAAGATCGGACTGATCCTGAAAGGCAGCCTCCGGGTAAAGGAGATCAAAACATCCCGGGGACAGTATGAACGGGTCGCGGTGAACGAGAGATTGTCGCTGAAGCGGATAGCTATGCTGACAGTGATGCTGTTTGCGACAGCTATGTTCCTGTTCGGAATTCATGGATGGAAACGGTTCAAAGGGTGTGTACAGCAGGCAAAAGCAGGTATCAGTGAAAACCCGCGGAAGACGCTGCTGAACGCTGCGCTGTTTATTGCGGTGGCGGCGCTCTGCTATGTTGGAGTCCGGATGTATGTAACATACTGGTATGAAAAGTTCAACTGGGTACTGAATGTATTTTGCTTACTGGCTGCGACGGCAGCCGGCTGCCTGGTGTGTTTCCGTAAAACCCTGGGAAACAAACCGGAGATATTCTTCCTGATTCTGTGTATCCTGATCGGCGGCCAGCTTGCTGTGTTTGAACCGGATACGACAACAATCAGCTGGGATGACGGATTCCACTACATGAGTGCCAACAAGTACTCCTATCTGGGTCAGACCCGGCTGACAGATCAGGAGAACGTGGCGCTGACAGCCTGGGCGGAAAGGAACTATGACCTGAACAGTCTGGATGGATGGCATAAGCAGCAGGATGAACTATACCGGCAGGGTGTGGCGACCGTGGCGCAGGGCTTGCCGAATCCGAAAAACTTCTGGAGTCTCTTCTCCGGCATCGGCCTGTATGCTGCGCGGGTACTGGGATTCCCGTTCCACCGGATGTGGGAGACGGGACGATTATTCAATCTACTTGCATATGCGATTCTCGGATATTTTGCTATCCGAAGACTGAAATCCGGCAAGATGATACTAGCGACTGTACTGCTGATTCCGGAATGTGTTTTCCTGGCATCCAATTACAGTTATGATCCGGGCGTGACAGGATTCCTGGCGCTGGGCCTGAGTTACTGCTTTGCGGAATGGCAGGAGCCGGAAAAGAAACTGACCGCATTTAATGCCTGCGTGATGCTGGGAGCCCTGTTCCTGGGAAGCTATACAAAGGGCGTCTATTTCCCGGTGTTCCTGATCCCGATGTTCCTGCCAAAGGAAAAGTTTGAAAATCGTAAATGGCGCAGGATATTCTTCTGCGCGGCAGCTGTTGTTATGCTGTATGTGATGTACGACGTGGCAAGTCCTTTCCTGGGCGGAAACGCCACCGGCGCCACGGACACCCGCGGAGGTTCGGACGTGGACGCGGGACGGCAGATGCAGTTCATTTTTGCCAACCCGCTGTACTATACGGGAGTGCTGCTACGGAGCCTGTGGACGGTTATCGGACCGGAGTATGCGGACGGATTCCTGACTTACTACGCGTACCTGGGGAAGATGCCAAACCAGTATCTGTATCTTATTTTGCTTGCGGTTGTGGCCTTTACGGACAAGTGTGACGCAGACAGGGAACTGGGCCGGCGTGTAAGAATGAGAGGCTTCTTCCAGTTCCTGTTATTCGGGATTGCATGCCTGGTAGGAACCTCGATGTATGTTGTGTTTACAAAAGTTGGTGCGTATGGAATAGAAGGATTCCAGTACAGGTATGTGCTGCCGGTGGTTTATCCTGCAATGATGCTTCTGGGATCTGGCTGGATCAGGAATGATACGAACCGGACTGTGTATAACGGAATCCTGTTTGCGGTTGCCGGATATGTGAATTTTGTGGCGGTTCTGAGCGGTGTAATGTCCCTGTACAGCTGA
- a CDS encoding leucine-rich repeat protein, with protein MRLFRKWLSLLLVVILAAGIISTASAGSNFDVKDGIAIKYIGTATEITADMFTDEKITTIGASCFNGKNITKVTMPNSVKSIQTGAFAECRLLTEITLSSAITSIPNNCFSNATSLKTIAIPSGVTSIGQFAFRNCVSLKAVEGTATVKTKYSDTYKPVTGNVTSVGTDAFANCPQVVISCFKGSPLEEYAIANSVKYESLDPVIDKITVRNPPEYTMIYDKASTNTLAISFTVSPAIASTTELAWSSSDTSIAEVNQDGVVTPKKPGVITVTVASANTIDGLTTPQASVKVVILDSAKNWQQWPADTGSKYYCTSATTYATGWQQIGGKWYYFEPTLGKALTGWLKINGVWYYTNASGAMITGWAKIDEKWYFFNGSGALVSGWLSYNNQWYYLDPQNGSAMVTGAKTINGVNYIFRDDGSLTESGWFKEGGKWYYLNDKKAVQKGWIKDGGKWYYLSPTDGAMLTGWQLVNGVWYYMNASGAMQTGWQKLEGGKWYYLNKTTGAMMTGWLKLNKTWYYLNSDGSMAIGWLQVNGVWYYFDASGAMVTGTQTINGTKYTFNKSGAWIK; from the coding sequence ATGAGGCTGTTCAGAAAATGGCTCAGTCTGCTGCTGGTTGTCATATTGGCCGCAGGCATCATCAGCACCGCTTCCGCAGGTTCCAATTTTGATGTAAAAGATGGCATCGCCATCAAATATATCGGCACGGCTACAGAAATCACCGCCGACATGTTTACCGATGAAAAAATCACCACCATTGGTGCATCCTGCTTCAACGGCAAAAACATCACCAAGGTTACAATGCCCAATTCCGTCAAGTCCATTCAGACCGGCGCATTTGCAGAATGCCGCCTCCTGACGGAAATCACTCTGTCTTCTGCTATTACGTCCATTCCTAACAACTGCTTCAGCAATGCTACGTCCCTGAAGACCATTGCGATCCCTTCCGGCGTAACCAGCATTGGCCAGTTTGCCTTCCGTAACTGCGTCTCCCTGAAGGCTGTTGAAGGCACCGCCACCGTTAAAACCAAGTACAGCGATACATATAAACCCGTAACAGGCAATGTCACCTCCGTGGGAACAGACGCTTTTGCCAACTGCCCCCAGGTGGTCATCTCCTGCTTCAAGGGCTCTCCGCTGGAGGAATATGCGATCGCTAATTCCGTAAAGTATGAATCCCTGGATCCTGTCATCGACAAGATCACGGTTCGTAATCCTCCGGAATACACCATGATCTATGACAAGGCTTCCACCAACACCCTGGCTATTTCCTTCACCGTCTCTCCTGCAATCGCTTCAACCACAGAGCTTGCATGGAGCAGCAGTGACACTTCCATTGCTGAAGTTAACCAGGATGGTGTCGTGACCCCGAAAAAGCCTGGTGTCATCACTGTCACCGTCGCCAGCGCCAACACTATCGACGGTCTCACCACTCCCCAGGCCTCTGTTAAGGTAGTCATTCTGGACAGCGCCAAGAACTGGCAGCAGTGGCCCGCCGATACCGGCAGCAAGTATTACTGCACTTCCGCCACCACCTATGCGACCGGTTGGCAGCAGATCGGCGGCAAATGGTATTACTTTGAGCCCACCCTTGGCAAAGCCCTGACCGGTTGGCTCAAGATCAACGGCGTATGGTATTACACCAATGCCTCCGGCGCCATGATCACCGGCTGGGCGAAGATCGATGAAAAATGGTACTTCTTTAACGGTTCCGGCGCTCTGGTTTCCGGCTGGCTGAGCTATAACAACCAGTGGTATTACCTCGATCCCCAGAACGGCAGCGCCATGGTTACCGGTGCCAAGACCATCAACGGTGTAAACTATATCTTCCGTGATGATGGTTCCCTGACCGAATCCGGCTGGTTCAAAGAAGGCGGCAAGTGGTATTACCTTAACGACAAGAAAGCCGTTCAGAAAGGCTGGATCAAAGACGGCGGTAAGTGGTACTACCTGAGCCCGACCGACGGTGCCATGCTCACCGGCTGGCAGCTGGTTAACGGTGTATGGTATTACATGAACGCTTCCGGCGCCATGCAGACCGGCTGGCAGAAACTTGAAGGCGGTAAGTGGTATTACCTCAACAAGACTACGGGCGCCATGATGACCGGCTGGCTGAAACTTAACAAGACCTGGTACTATCTCAATTCTGATGGTTCAATGGCAATCGGCTGGCTGCAGGTTAACGGCGTATGGTACTACTTCGACGCTTCCGGCGCCATGGTTACCGGCACCCAGACAATCAACGGCACCAAGTATACCTTTAACAAGAGCGGTGCCTGGATCAAGTAA
- a CDS encoding glycosyltransferase family 2 protein, producing the protein MKLLVIIPAYNERGSILSTVQDVRENCPEADCLVINDCSKDDTLKLLQEAGVPYLDLPVNLGIGGAVQSGYLYGVQHGYDIAVQFDGDGQHRAECIPSLIQPLTDDKTDMAVGSRFLDNSDRDGFKSSAIRRVGIRVLSFLILAVTGKRIKDATSGFRAVNRKLMEYYAENYAQDFPEPEAIVLALNNGYRVEEVPARMNERGSGESSIQALMTVYYMIKVSLAILVAGVHTPRKRRKGKKA; encoded by the coding sequence GTGAAACTGCTGGTCATCATCCCGGCGTACAATGAGCGGGGAAGCATTTTAAGCACAGTACAGGATGTACGGGAAAACTGTCCGGAGGCAGATTGCCTGGTTATCAATGACTGTTCAAAAGATGATACACTGAAGCTTCTTCAGGAGGCAGGTGTTCCGTATCTGGATCTGCCGGTAAATCTTGGAATCGGCGGAGCGGTACAGTCCGGCTACCTGTACGGAGTGCAGCATGGTTATGATATTGCTGTGCAGTTTGATGGGGACGGGCAGCACCGCGCGGAGTGCATTCCCAGTCTGATTCAACCTCTTACAGATGATAAAACGGATATGGCGGTGGGAAGCCGTTTCCTGGATAACAGTGACAGGGATGGATTCAAATCCTCCGCAATACGGCGTGTGGGCATCCGGGTACTGAGTTTCCTGATCCTTGCTGTGACGGGAAAACGCATCAAGGACGCCACGAGTGGATTCCGGGCGGTGAACCGGAAACTGATGGAGTACTATGCAGAGAATTATGCACAGGATTTTCCGGAACCAGAGGCCATTGTCCTTGCGTTGAACAACGGTTACCGTGTGGAAGAAGTGCCGGCACGGATGAATGAGCGTGGCAGCGGTGAAAGCTCCATACAAGCGCTGATGACGGTTTACTATATGATTAAAGTATCGCTGGCAATTCTGGTGGCAGGTGTACATACGCCCCGGAAGCGGAGAAAGGGGAAGAAGGCATGA
- a CDS encoding DUF2304 domain-containing protein, whose amino-acid sequence MSWKLRIILILLVFFADLFSFHQIRRGKMSLNHSLLWILISIVLLLIAVFPSIAFWLAGMMGIGTPVNLVFLFFAFFSIILFIYLTNVISKGDRINRRLVQKVALMERELREMRKTESKGDAAENE is encoded by the coding sequence ATGAGCTGGAAACTGAGGATTATTCTGATCCTGCTGGTGTTTTTTGCGGATCTGTTTTCTTTCCATCAAATCCGCCGGGGTAAGATGAGCCTGAATCATTCGCTGCTGTGGATCCTGATTTCCATAGTATTGCTGCTGATCGCTGTTTTTCCGTCAATAGCCTTCTGGCTTGCGGGAATGATGGGGATCGGAACACCGGTGAACCTGGTGTTTCTGTTCTTCGCGTTTTTCTCCATTATCCTGTTTATCTATCTGACCAATGTTATATCCAAAGGAGACCGGATTAACCGGAGACTGGTGCAGAAAGTGGCGCTGATGGAAAGAGAATTACGGGAAATGAGGAAAACAGAGAGCAAAGGAGACGCGGCGGAAAATGAGTAA
- a CDS encoding glycosyltransferase family 2 protein, which produces MSNTRFSAEDHTWLVCAYQSSSYLESCVQSLLSQTVKSRIQISTATPNEHIRQIADKYGLKLIINPDKPGIGSDWNFALAHGETELMTIAHQDDIYEPDYTENMLRRMNRCREPIMYFSDYAELRNGKKVTTNKLLRIKRILLIPVRLFPGWRWARRLSLAFGDPICCPSVTYRKTMMEGLTFTDRFSGALDWEMMEKLSRKKGQFAFDPGIRMCHRIHTESATTEIIGDHTRTREDYEMMRKFWPEAIAKRLSKAYSASEKSNKME; this is translated from the coding sequence ATGAGTAATACGCGGTTTTCAGCTGAAGATCACACCTGGCTGGTATGTGCTTATCAGAGCAGTTCTTATCTGGAAAGCTGTGTGCAGTCCCTGCTGAGTCAGACAGTAAAGAGCAGGATTCAGATTTCCACGGCCACACCGAATGAGCATATCCGGCAGATTGCGGATAAATACGGATTAAAGCTGATTATTAATCCGGATAAACCGGGGATTGGATCAGACTGGAATTTCGCATTGGCGCACGGAGAGACGGAGCTGATGACGATCGCGCACCAGGATGATATTTATGAACCGGATTATACGGAAAACATGCTTCGGCGGATGAACCGGTGCCGGGAACCGATTATGTATTTCTCTGATTACGCGGAGCTGAGAAATGGGAAAAAGGTGACAACGAACAAGCTGCTGCGGATCAAGCGTATCCTTCTGATTCCGGTCAGACTGTTTCCGGGATGGCGATGGGCGCGCCGCTTATCCCTGGCATTCGGGGATCCGATCTGCTGTCCGTCTGTAACTTACCGGAAGACGATGATGGAGGGACTGACATTTACAGACCGGTTCAGCGGAGCACTGGACTGGGAAATGATGGAGAAGCTGAGCCGGAAAAAAGGACAGTTTGCTTTTGATCCGGGTATACGGATGTGTCACCGGATCCATACGGAGTCCGCGACAACCGAAATCATCGGTGATCACACACGGACGCGTGAAGACTATGAGATGATGAGGAAATTCTGGCCTGAGGCGATCGCAAAAAGACTGAGCAAGGCGTATTCCGCCAGTGAAAAGAGCAACAAGATGGAATAA
- a CDS encoding glycosyltransferase, translating to MAKVTILLSVYRPNPAYFRQQLASLNEQTYEDLELLIRNDCPEEKLDRELIGREITRFPVRMVEGEKNLGYTGAFGELCRLAEGDYISLCDQDDVWEADKIRLCMEAIQEHHAKAAVCDRSLMDGDGKIFCPSVRETSKLKRFTWHTGDDITPRAAFASYCTGMTLVAERETVQCCLPLLPDLPHDQQLIFLLSGAGVIAYVEKPLVRHWRYGTNASGTLAGVTTKKDYYDTRCKPVAKLLDKYHEMYPADKRIEKMRACCEARIRGNIRKLFQYRDMIPDLYLYETGLALIPERLFRLARKVLAGGKA from the coding sequence ATGGCGAAGGTGACAATTCTTTTGTCTGTATACCGGCCGAATCCGGCGTATTTCCGGCAGCAGCTTGCTTCACTGAACGAACAAACATACGAGGATCTGGAACTGTTGATCCGGAATGACTGTCCGGAAGAAAAACTGGACAGGGAACTGATCGGACGGGAGATTACCCGCTTCCCGGTGAGGATGGTTGAAGGGGAAAAGAACCTCGGATATACCGGTGCTTTTGGTGAACTGTGCCGGTTGGCGGAGGGAGACTATATCAGCCTGTGCGATCAGGATGACGTGTGGGAAGCAGATAAGATCCGCCTGTGCATGGAAGCTATTCAGGAACATCATGCAAAGGCTGCGGTTTGTGACCGCTCACTGATGGACGGAGACGGAAAGATCTTTTGCCCGAGCGTCCGGGAAACCAGCAAGTTAAAAAGATTTACCTGGCATACCGGGGATGACATCACACCGCGTGCGGCATTTGCGAGCTATTGCACGGGGATGACGCTGGTCGCTGAAAGAGAAACGGTACAGTGCTGCCTGCCCCTTCTGCCGGATCTTCCGCATGATCAGCAGCTGATTTTCCTGCTTTCCGGTGCAGGGGTGATTGCCTATGTGGAAAAGCCGCTGGTGAGACACTGGAGATACGGTACAAACGCGTCCGGAACGCTGGCGGGCGTGACCACCAAAAAAGACTATTATGATACCCGGTGCAAACCGGTGGCAAAACTGCTGGATAAGTATCACGAAATGTATCCTGCAGATAAACGGATTGAAAAGATGCGGGCATGCTGTGAAGCCAGGATCCGCGGAAACATCCGGAAACTGTTTCAATACCGGGATATGATTCCTGATTTGTACCTGTATGAGACAGGCCTGGCGCTGATTCCGGAAAGGCTGTTCCGCCTGGCAAGGAAAGTGCTGGCAGGAGGGAAAGCATAA
- a CDS encoding glycosyltransferase yields MAAKANGRYRYELSAVVVTYHPESEGLRRTLLSLIRQEGVRMEIIVADDGSEDNHEAEIRRVFDDTGFMDWKLVMNTENKGTIRNLISGLEQAEGEFAKVLAPGDFLAGADVMRGWLDDMREKGSDWSFAETVNYCTENSIDRIATETAQPVYVRPYLEKDRQRARWNYVVLDDVAPGCCLTCRTALQLQYAKELAEAGNRYAEDYMYRLMMYDGIIGSYYPRAAVFYEYGTGISTGRSREWANTIFEEYLRMNRLMAERKKPDAFQQRMLKYALQKTSAFAMIFVPGKLRRFLKLQLFPRKLKTDLTESDAWRKECS; encoded by the coding sequence ATGGCGGCAAAAGCAAACGGTAGATACCGGTATGAACTGAGCGCGGTGGTTGTTACCTACCATCCGGAATCGGAAGGGCTGCGCCGGACTTTGCTGTCTCTGATCCGGCAGGAAGGGGTCCGGATGGAAATTATAGTCGCGGATGACGGCTCTGAGGATAATCACGAAGCGGAGATTCGACGGGTGTTTGATGATACGGGATTCATGGACTGGAAACTGGTAATGAATACCGAAAACAAGGGAACAATCCGGAATCTGATTTCAGGCCTGGAACAGGCTGAAGGCGAGTTTGCGAAAGTGCTTGCTCCCGGGGATTTCCTAGCCGGCGCGGACGTTATGCGCGGCTGGCTGGACGACATGCGGGAAAAGGGAAGCGACTGGTCTTTTGCGGAGACCGTGAATTACTGCACAGAAAACAGCATCGACAGGATTGCAACGGAGACGGCGCAGCCTGTTTATGTCCGTCCTTACCTTGAGAAAGACCGGCAGCGGGCCAGATGGAATTATGTTGTGCTGGATGACGTGGCACCGGGGTGCTGCCTGACCTGCAGAACAGCCCTGCAGCTTCAATACGCCAAGGAACTGGCAGAAGCGGGAAACCGGTATGCCGAGGATTATATGTACCGCCTGATGATGTATGACGGGATCATCGGAAGTTATTATCCCAGGGCTGCAGTCTTTTATGAGTATGGTACGGGCATTTCTACGGGACGCAGCAGGGAATGGGCAAATACCATTTTCGAAGAATATCTCCGGATGAACCGGCTGATGGCAGAAAGAAAAAAACCGGACGCATTTCAGCAGCGCATGCTGAAATACGCACTGCAAAAAACATCCGCGTTTGCGATGATCTTTGTGCCGGGTAAATTGAGGAGATTCCTGAAGCTTCAGTTGTTTCCCAGAAAACTGAAGACGGATCTGACAGAATCAGATGCATGGAGAAAGGAATGCAGCTGA
- a CDS encoding CDP-glycerol glycerophosphotransferase family protein: MPDTNSGKPLLKTIADRLYPAVVSLRIAQGTRIIRRFVRYRKKTHPSDPIRVGFVAQVPEVWDKQMSLFNLMLQDPRFDPYIIYVNHFNFVNRQSFQEDPGERLFYENLYSSERVLDFFSASDIDLSGFDYLFYDRPFNHYLPPDLQTRYTAAYTRLCLILYGAYDWDVPFEYGDFAAGVSLWFASNVHEYDAFRKVFGNSAYHQVFNVGYPAYELYHSLPSSPGSNRILWTPRWSYDAKIGGSHFLEYIDRWIDFVSRHNVSLTIRPHPLMFDNLLREHLMTEEEIRQLKERCSNAGIRFDSNRIVADTFRDTDILVSDYSSILGLFLAMNKPIVYCPGNIPFTAEFLQQRDAMYEAPSWEEIERHLENLLTGNDPLAEKRQTVITDCLLKKQNAAKQIADILEQDYKTLF; this comes from the coding sequence ATGCCAGACACAAACAGCGGGAAACCGCTTCTCAAAACGATTGCGGACCGCCTGTATCCAGCAGTCGTTTCCCTTCGGATTGCCCAGGGAACCCGGATCATCCGGCGCTTCGTTCGCTACCGGAAAAAAACGCATCCCTCCGATCCTATTCGCGTAGGCTTTGTTGCCCAGGTCCCGGAAGTCTGGGACAAACAGATGAGTCTTTTTAACCTCATGCTGCAGGACCCTCGTTTTGACCCCTATATCATTTATGTAAATCACTTTAACTTCGTTAACCGGCAGTCTTTTCAGGAAGATCCCGGAGAGCGCCTTTTCTACGAGAATCTTTACAGTTCAGAACGTGTGCTGGATTTCTTTTCAGCTTCTGATATTGATCTGTCCGGTTTTGATTATCTTTTTTATGATCGTCCTTTCAATCATTACCTGCCGCCGGATCTGCAAACGCGTTATACCGCAGCCTATACCCGTCTCTGCCTGATTCTTTACGGCGCCTATGACTGGGACGTCCCGTTTGAATATGGAGATTTTGCCGCCGGTGTAAGCCTTTGGTTCGCTTCCAATGTTCATGAATATGACGCCTTCAGGAAAGTCTTCGGAAACAGCGCTTATCATCAGGTTTTTAATGTCGGATATCCTGCTTATGAACTATACCATTCCCTGCCCTCTTCTCCCGGCAGCAACCGGATCCTGTGGACGCCCCGCTGGTCTTACGATGCAAAAATCGGCGGTTCTCATTTCCTGGAATATATTGACCGCTGGATTGATTTTGTTTCCCGTCACAATGTCTCACTGACCATCCGTCCCCATCCGCTGATGTTTGACAATCTGCTCCGTGAGCACCTGATGACCGAAGAAGAAATCCGGCAGCTGAAAGAACGCTGCAGTAACGCAGGAATCCGTTTCGATTCAAACCGGATTGTGGCGGACACTTTCCGGGATACAGATATCCTTGTTTCAGATTATTCCTCCATCCTCGGTTTATTCCTGGCCATGAATAAGCCCATTGTATATTGTCCCGGGAACATCCCCTTTACCGCGGAATTCCTTCAGCAGCGCGACGCGATGTATGAAGCCCCTTCCTGGGAAGAGATTGAACGTCATCTGGAAAACCTGCTCACCGGAAATGATCCCCTGGCAGAAAAAAGACAGACAGTCATCACAGACTGCCTGCTGAAAAAGCAGAATGCCGCGAAACAGATCGCCGACATTCTGGAGCAGGATTATAAAACTTTATTCTGA
- a CDS encoding lipopolysaccharide biosynthesis protein, which translates to MGKLTDKYRNIPVTVKVSSAYVLCSVLQRCLLFLTMPLFTRLLTTEQYGQVIIYSSWQGLLQIFLTLNLAYGSFSPAMVKFESDRDGYIASVEGICLLLSGFFLLIYLPFASLWNQLFELPTSIMCLMVAETLSVTALLLWSGKKRFEFKYISVVLVTLAIAVATPLLQYVLVITNEEKGYARIWGMAIVNIVAGGVFFVLNIIRGKTVFRRQYWKYALGFNIPLLAYYLSQMVFNQSDRIMISHMVGMDKSAVYGVAYNLAVVLTFVLDAINNAYIPWLYEKLGKGQEKENRSVSLGIAALMALLLSGVIWFAPEIVLVMAGEKYLEAVYVVPPVALSLLLLFYSQLFANVEFYYEEKRSLVWASLGAAVTNLILNWIFIRLYGYVAAAYTTLFSYLVFALCNCLAMKRILKRRGLQDQGYNYRGMIMLFIAACGLTAAGAALYGSLPARIIAAVLTLGVLFLQRGKILTLIRTIRRKDDQ; encoded by the coding sequence ATGGGAAAGCTTACGGACAAGTATCGCAATATCCCTGTAACTGTCAAAGTCTCGTCTGCATATGTTCTGTGCAGTGTTTTGCAAAGATGCCTGCTTTTCCTGACCATGCCCCTCTTTACAAGACTTCTGACAACTGAACAATATGGCCAGGTGATCATATACTCCTCCTGGCAGGGACTCCTGCAGATTTTTCTGACGCTCAATCTGGCTTACGGTTCCTTCTCCCCGGCCATGGTGAAATTCGAATCTGACCGTGACGGATATATCGCATCTGTTGAGGGAATCTGCCTCCTGCTGTCAGGTTTTTTCCTGCTGATCTACCTGCCTTTTGCCAGTCTCTGGAATCAGCTTTTCGAGCTGCCGACCTCCATCATGTGCCTGATGGTAGCTGAAACGCTTTCGGTTACCGCACTTCTTCTGTGGAGCGGAAAGAAACGCTTTGAATTTAAATATATCAGCGTTGTGCTGGTTACACTTGCCATTGCTGTCGCCACCCCTCTTCTGCAGTATGTTCTCGTAATCACTAACGAAGAAAAGGGCTATGCACGGATTTGGGGCATGGCAATTGTCAATATTGTTGCCGGCGGAGTGTTTTTTGTTCTGAATATTATCCGCGGAAAAACGGTTTTTCGCAGGCAATACTGGAAATACGCCCTTGGTTTCAACATTCCGCTGCTTGCATATTATCTGTCCCAGATGGTTTTCAATCAGAGCGACCGCATTATGATCAGCCATATGGTCGGCATGGACAAATCCGCTGTATATGGTGTCGCTTACAACCTTGCCGTTGTCCTGACTTTTGTCCTGGACGCAATCAATAACGCCTATATTCCCTGGCTCTATGAAAAACTGGGCAAAGGTCAGGAGAAGGAGAACCGGAGCGTCTCTCTGGGGATTGCCGCGCTCATGGCGCTGCTGCTGTCCGGTGTGATCTGGTTCGCCCCGGAGATTGTCCTGGTTATGGCCGGAGAAAAATATCTTGAAGCAGTTTATGTGGTTCCTCCGGTTGCTCTCAGCCTGCTCCTCCTGTTCTATTCTCAGCTCTTTGCCAATGTGGAATTCTATTACGAGGAAAAACGCAGTCTGGTCTGGGCTTCCCTTGGCGCCGCTGTTACGAATCTTATCCTCAACTGGATCTTCATACGCTTGTACGGTTATGTTGCCGCGGCTTATACAACGCTCTTCAGTTATCTGGTTTTTGCCCTGTGCAACTGCCTGGCTATGAAGCGGATACTGAAAAGACGCGGACTGCAGGATCAGGGATACAATTACCGCGGAATGATTATGCTGTTCATCGCCGCCTGCGGACTGACGGCAGCAGGCGCTGCATTGTACGGTTCGCTTCCTGCCCGGATCATTGCCGCCGTCCTTACACTCGGCGTACTGTTCCTGCAGCGTGGCAAAATCCTCACGTTGATCCGTACCATTCGCCGGAAAGACGATCAATAA